atatctggagggcaccaggttggtgaaggctgctgtagTGCATACACAAGAAGCAAAAATATATGGTTTCGTTCACAAAAATCTGTGTTTGAACCACCCCATCTAGTGCCAGTGCATTaatttggggcagggggagacaCAGTTTTCATTCGAGTGAAATTGGCGGTCTTTCATAAAACTTTATCCTGCCAACAATGCTGTTTAGAGCCAAAGTGGAAATGTTGTGAGAGATTCCGGGAGGGTGAGGGTGGCAGAATTATTGTGGCATGTTCTCATGCAGGAAGCTGTTGAGCTGTGCACCCAGCGTAACTTGACATGGTTTCAGGGTTTTCTAAAATGCACATAATTTCTGATCAGTGCTTTCCTTCATCTGAGTATTGCAGCCAATTCTCTAGTGCAAATCTAGTAATTTGGGGTGGGAGGGTGAAGGGTAGAGAGTTGAGAGCGACTGGTGGTATTCACAGGCAaactgcctctgacagcggagggaGAATATACTTGTGCCTACTAGCCATCGATAGTGTTTCCCCCCCTGAAGGAAATTAATATGGTGAGAAAGGATATAGAAAGAAGCAACTAACACAATGTGTTGTTTCCAGCAGGGCAGCCTTCAGAACGTCAGAAGAGTCCTTCAGCTGggtgaggccaaagggggcctgtctggtccagcctcctgttctcccagtagccaaccagatgccccaatggggagcccgcaagtgggacctgagcgcagcagcaacactctccccacttgtgatcctcaGCAGCTGGGATTCCAACAGTGGAGAGGTGTAGCGTGGCTTGCAGCCACTGGCAGTAGCCTTCTCCTCCAGgaagtggggagcctgtggctctgcAGCGGCAGTTGGCCTCCAGCTCCTCAGTGGCCAGCATaggcagggaggatgggagttgcaaGTCCAGCTTTAACCAGCTGGACCGACTTCTCCTGAATGGGCCACAAGAGAGACGGCGACACACAAGAGGTCTCTTCCCTGCAGCCGCCAGGTCATCCCATTTCCAGGCCTGTTCACAGAAGGGGCCCTCTCTTGCTGGAGGGTCAGGCTTCTGTTTCTAGGATTAGACAGGAGGGTGTTGCAGGATCCCCTAAGACGAGCCCTTGCCTGGAGCTGCTAGGAAGGGGAGCCGGGACCATCGTGCAGCCGCATCACCTGAGCTGTGTCCCTTCCCCACAATGAAACTGGCCACAGCTGACTTCCCCAGACTGCTGGGAACGGTGAACGAGGAGGAGAACTCGCAGGGAGCCAAATTCTCCCTTTTTGCTTTCTCAACtttctcccccgccccccaaCACCCTCCTCCCTTCTCCGAGATAAATGCCAAGGTAGTTCCCCTCGGCAAAGGAAGTGCCCAGGGCAGGCCTGTGGAAATCGTCCGACTAAACgttgcagacttttttttaaaaaaaaatcatccctcAGCTGCAAACATCTTTATTTGACGGGATCTAACCTGTGGCTTCTTTTCTCCCATTCAAACACAAAGACATTGTCAGAGAAGCCCAGCTTAGTCCCACCGTTATGTTTTAATTGCACAACTAACCCTCAGTCTCCCAGAGTCCCATCCTGCCGCCCTCTTGGCCTTCAACACGATCTCTTTGTCAGAGATGCTTCACGAGTCTGCCTGTGTTTTCCACAACACGGGTCCTGCAACGTGGAGGCAGACGCCACGCCTCGAAGCATTTCTGCCTCTCTCTCACTCCTCCCTTCACTTCTGCTCTCCTGCAAAATCGGCCGTAGATTTCGGCTGCTCTTTTTCCTTCTTCCGCCTCGTGAGTTCGGCCAGTTCTTTCCGAATGTATTGGGCAGAAGTGATGTCTTCTGCCTTCTCTGCCCGCGCCAGGGCTTCTTTATAGACTTTTCTGGCCTGTGAATAATCTTCTGTGTGTTGCGGAGGGGAAGAGGATAAATGCAGAGAAAAGGGGAACCGTGTTAATATCCTgcgacagaaataaaatttagtTCTGTAATCCCATTTATAAACATAGTGCTTTACTAAGTCCTGATAGTACTGGTCCTCTGCctcaaggagcttacagtctagATCCACAGGTAGGGGAGGGAAGATTGAGGCAGAGGTAGACAGGAGGCCATTACTTCAGTTGCAGGTATTTATTCAGCTTTGCTACAAGGATGGTATCACAAGCCTCCTGCTTGGTGCAGAGAGGAGTTACTGGTGGGAGCCCTGAGCAGGGGAATGTAACAGCAGGAAGCTGCCGTGGACCAagccagaccatcagtccatctagctagtattgtctacactgactggcagcagttccccGGGGTTTTCAGACAAGGCtctttctcagccctgcctgAGGATGCCATttgggattggacctgggacagtctgcatgcaaagcaggggctcttcgCCCTTGAGCTTAGGTTTTGTCCTCCTGAAAATGAGCCCGTGACTTAAAGGCCTCTACTCAGTCCTCTTTCAGAGGCAGAGCGGAGGATCTGACTGCCTAGGCCAGCGGTAGcccacatggtgccctccagacgctgcgggactcccatcacccctggccatgctggctggggctgatgggcgtttcatgggtctcctctgagtaggattaatgtTAGATACAACCAAGAGGTGGGCTGGTATGGGGCAGTTGCCTTTCCCCTCAGCTACAGCTTCCCAACGAGATGCCAGTTCTGCCCCCTCCTGCCCTGGAGCCGCCCCCCTTTCCGTCTAACCTTTATGCATGAGGATTCCAGCTAAGTTATTCAACACAATGTGGGCTTCCGGGTGCTCTGTCTGCTGGGCAAGTTCCGACGCCCTCTTTGCCTGCGCGTAGGCGTCTCCGTAGAGCCCCTGGGCGTCCAGAGCGGTTGCCAAATCGTTCATTACAACCACcgtctgttgggggggggagggggggttcaGAGCAGCAGTGGGGGGGTCTATTGTCAAAACTTATCCTGGGCCAACCTGCCTTATCTTCCCAGCGAGAGCAAGATTGGCTCCCCAAGATCACAAAGGTGACCTCTAGATAGCAAACCGAGACCCATTTCGGGAGTGGCTCTACTTACGTCAGGGGTGGAGAGCCCCAGGCCCCAGCCCTCCgtgcctctccatctggccctcaggactctccccagcccacGCCCCgttggccctgctctgcaccctccttgagtgcttttgccagcTCGAAATGTGCCCCTGAACTCTGATCGTGCCTCTTGGATGGAGGACGGAGAGGTGGGAGTGTagaaggtaacatttacatttgctgctctgcccgcttttgcctctggccacgcccaccacaagcatgtggcccctgggaggttgcctaaaagggaatgtggcccttggggctGAAgacggttccccatccctgacttgcATGCAAGTTGCGATATAGGAAGCTCATTGAAATCAGACCACGcttgtccatcttggctcagTGTTATcagctctggctggcagcagctctccagaatcttTCCAGTCACCTGAAACCTGaggccttcagcatgcaaagcaggcgctctgccaTGGAGCCATAGCCCCTGTCTACTAGCTTAGCTTGCAGAGAAAGATGTCATATTTTCCTCCCGCACCACAACCCTAAAAGTAACTGTTCTGCCCACTGCCTGGCCCTCACCTGGGGGTGTGTCTCTCCTTGAACGTCCAGTGAGATCTGCAGTGCCCGCTTGTACATCCTCTGGGCCACCGCTGCCTGATCGTGGGCCAGCAGGAAGCGGGCGTAGGAGTCGAGGGTCATCCCCAGGAGGAGGAGTGTGTCGACCTTCTCTTCCTCTGCAGGGAACGAGAAAAGGGAGGACGAAGAATGTGGTGAAGAGAGACAGTGGGGTGTAGCAAGGAGACGGAGGCAAATCAGTTGGGGCGGCAGGCCGCAAGGAtgtcagctggagggggggctcaTTTCTGGGTTAGAGTGTCAGCCTTGgggtcaaatcctcactcagctgtgaagctcactgggtgacctccaggggtgtagttgtccagggtcttaggGGGACTTAGACCCTtaacttttttgagagcagggtcccagtgtctccagcatcctctgagccaatcagcatgaaaagggagtgtcttagccactgagaagaatcttctaacatgcttccttgacctttcctgatgactggagccatcagagtgaaagatgagtcagccactgagaagagtcttctcagcagctgacactctcctcctttcatgcttattggctcctagggatgtctattgtggaAGAAGGCCTTaacgaggatctcattctcaaccccacagcaaaaaagaggaagggggcatggctacaACTAAcattaagggaccctgcacttctgaacttgccactgtaCTACTGGTGACCTCACCAGTCACTCTTTTGGTCAGCCAGACCTAGGGCTGTTGAGGGGAGGCCAGGAGGGGTCATGAAACCTCCCTCTGAGTGAAAAAAAGGAGACCAacacatttgggcctttttaattTAGGGAACAGGTGAATAAGCAGGGCAGGGAGAGGCACGACAGAGGAGTACAAAACGATGCATGGGGTGGAGAAAGTGGGGGGtgagaagtttttctctctcctaaaTACTGGAACTTGGGGCCACCCAAAGAATGTTAGAAGGTTCAGGAcagcaaaaggaaggacttcttcacattgCGGATAGTTAAAACGATGAAGTTTGCTCCCCCAGGAGGCACTGAGGGCCACcaacaaattattttaaaagattaaGCCAATTCACAGAAGGTAGGGCtaccgatggctactagccacgatggctttGTTCTCCCtgcactgtcggaggcaggatgcttctgaatgccaggtaCTGGGGATCCTAAGTGGGGAGAGcattgctgctgcactcaggtcctgcttttgggcttcctgtttgggaatctggttggccactgtgagaacagggtgctggactagatgggcctttggtctgaaccagtAGCCAGACTCTTGATGTTAGTTGGTGGAAGGAAACGCCAGAGAGAAATGCcttttggccactgtgacaacaggatgctggactggatgggccccctttggcctgatccacctgcCAGGATCTTATTTATATCACACTGCCCTCACTCTCCATTTGACTTCACTCGCCATCAGTGAGGGTAGCATGTAGTTACACctgtcatctggttggccactgtcagaacaggactATGATGGccccccccctttggcctgattcaggtgCAGGGCTCTTCCGACATTCGTGTTTGTCGTCTTTGATGATACCAGGCTTCAGGCTTTAGACCCTGCGGTTTATTGTGTTGGTTGCTGGACCACAGCCCCAGTATTGGCAAACACCAAGAACGTTCAGGTGAAAACAATAAGCAGGCAGCTGGCGCCTTGCTACAATGGATTGCTACCCAACTCCTATGAAGAACAGAGGCCTTAATACCAAACCAcaccgctggtccatctagctctcagggcttcaggcggGGGGCATTCCCTGGAGATGCCTTGCattgactttctgcatgcaaagaagatgctctgctgctgagctatggtccttcccataCCTGGTAAACCATCGGCGGGCATGTCCTTTTGCTTGGCTATCTTCTCTTCCAGGGTCAGGATGCAGAACTCGTAGCCAGCCAAGGCCAACTTGTGCCTaaccaacagaaaaaaaataagtgaggggtggggaggggagactcCATCGCAATCCAAAAATGGTGAGCTAAATCATATCCCCTTAGCTGTGTGGGGATGTTTTTAAGGCCACATTGCTTACATTAATTAAATGAAACTTTATTGGTGCTTTCCAGGAACAATTgcagacatttttgtttcaacaagcttttccagctgctcAGGTGTGGAGGaaccttttggccctccagatgttgctaaactataacTCTCAGCTGCTagcagggatgctgggagctttAGGTCAGCAacgtttggagggccaaaggattcTCCACACCTGAGCTAGGTGGAAAGGACAGATGTTCATTTCCTGCTTTCAAAACCTGTAGTTCTTCTACTGTTTTCCTCCATTTATTTACGGGATTCATAGCCCGCTCTTCAGTGAATATTGTCAACCCTAGATCAGGGAACAAAGTAAAacgattttaaattattttagcatATGTCTGTAAATCGCCTTGGGACATGTATGTAGAAGGCGATTCACAAACTTAGTAACAAAATTGTCTAAAAAGATGTCTTAATTAATcgggcagcttttttttttttaaatgatgttcgTATTCTGCACTAGTCAGGTCACATTCGGAGCACTGTGTCCCGTTCTAGGACATTGGCTGACTGAAGAATGTCTACGAGAAGGCAACCAGGATGGTGAAAGACCTGGAACAATGGCTAAAAGAGCCAGGTAGGCTAGCCTGGAGAGACATGATGGTGGTCTTCAAGTATCTGAAGGACTGTCACTCAGGCTTGTTCTTTATTGTGCCTGAACCAGTAACTGGAAAGGGCCAGGAAGcggattttggctaaacattacgAGAAACTGGATGAATTGTTCAGCAGTGGAGCAGCCCGCCTTTGCAAGGTTGTGGACTCTACCTCCCCTTTGCTTGGAGGTATTTAAAGCAGAGCCTGGGTGGCTGCCTGTCAGGGATGATGTACGTGCAAGATTCCTGGACAGGGGGTTAGACTAGGTAATCTCCAGGATCCCATCGGActcttgattaaaaaaaaataataagagAAAATGCAGGTGGCAAGTGCCATTTTAATAGGCATTCTTGATTCCTCTCACGCACAAGGGAACTCCTCTTTTATGAAGGCGTTGCACTAGGTATTGCCTAAAACCTTGCTCAAGAACTCAATTCCCATCtcttacaattaataaaataaattggatCTATGCTGTAGAAGCACAGAGAGCCTCGTGGGAAGCGGTCTTGCACACACAGTTTTGATTCTTGGAAATATCCgctttattatttttatcatcGTCATTATCATTCTTGCAAGTTAGTAGGCCTCATGGCTGCCAAGGGATAGAAAACACAGGAAGccgccttaggctgcaatccaatacgtccactcagaagtaagctctgttgggttcaataggacttcctcccaggtaagtgtgtactggattgcggccttacactgagtcaggccattggtccatctagctcagcactgtctacactgactggcagcggctctctggatTTCAGGCTGCAAATGTTCCCAGctttacctagagatgccaaggactgaacctggaaccttctgcacgcaaaacatATGCTCTATGACTGAGCTATGGGGCTTCCCCATGCGTGGGAAACGACtactgaaatctcagaagccgcAGCGGGGGCCGTGGGGAGCTCCTCCCGCCCCTCACCTCTGGGAGATTCAACTTACTGCTCCTGTGCGGCGTAGATGCTGGCCAGCTTGAGGGACATCTCGATGATGGCATTGTCGTCCTGGAAGGCAGGGAAAGATGGAGGAGGAAGGCTGCAAGACGTGAGCCGGCTAGGATTGCTCGTTGCCCTGCCTGCCGCCGCAAAAGCCATGCCATTCGGAGTTTGAGCCGGCCTGTCCTTGTTCCAGCGTCCCTTTCTCCAAACCCTGGGGAGGGTCCCCACATCAGCGCGTGACGGAAGCATGCTCCAGTGAGGGCGTGGGAAGAAGGCAGTGCCGCACAGGGCGCTCTCGTCTCTCCCTCTTATCACCAGATCCACCTGTTGGTCCGCTGAGCCCACAAACTGGCAATGCCTCACTAGGGTGTCGGGTACAGACAGGTCTTTCCTAGCAACTCTTGCCCAGCtgcttaactggagatgccaggcatggcacctggggccttctgcatgcaaagcaggtgctctgccactgggctaccGGCCTTCCCCCCAAAACAAAGCACGATTCTAGTCTTCATGGTTCTGAATTAAGGACTGATTCAACacgaacacaggaagctgccttatagagaGCCGGATGACTGGTCCTTCGAGTTCAGGATCGTCTGCAGCGGCCCAACCAGGGGGACATTCTCAGTCCtccttggagatgccattggggtcttctgcatgcaaagccgatactctaccactgagctatggccctctccAGATTACACAGAACTACAGTCCTGTTGTCTGCAATATTCCATTTTTTCCataatgatgttttaaatgtgtatttttaataaGTGCACCTGAGGAGAGTAGATGGTGACTTACGCTATGAGACACTTATTGACATTGTGAATTATTTGACCCAGTTGCTTATTTTCTGTTACTCATCTGTGTATTATCTAGTGTTATGGACTAGGCATTGCTCATCATTATGAATTGTATTTATATAACTGTCTTAACTTTTGTATTGTAGAGGCATgcagcatgggaccaggatacctgaagatcATCttctgagggcctcctgcaggtaccatcttatcaggaggtccgttccgcatgacataggaagcagacctttagtatagtggcaccaactctttggaattccctctccttaaatattaggcaggtgccatctctgttatcttttcagcacctgccgaagaccttcctcttccaacaagtcttTTCAGTGGAGACCCtaccccagtctgtgttggaattgctttttaagatttttttttaaaaggtatttttttaatgtgttatcactgtttgccaccctgtgctccatttgagaggaagggcaggatataaatttaataataggtCAAATAAATGTTATACATTTATATTACGTTTATTATGGGTTGTCTCCAATggttatcttgttgtacactgccctgagagcttgtcgctaaagggcggtctaaaagtgcaataaataaataataaataaataataatgccagtcctactcagagtaagcccattgaaaataatggtccTGACTAACgggtccactaatttcaatgggtttactgtgGGTAAAAATGTGGCCTTTTGAAGAAGGGAAGTAtgtataattaaataattaaatttaaataattaaatagttGCTAAATAAACACAACACAAGCTTCTTAACAATTAAACCTGAGACTTAGCTCTGTCATCTTCCTCCTCTACCAAATtatcacaattttaaaaaaaaatctgtctcacATACATCAAATATTATCTGCATTTCTAGGATGCCAGGCATCTGGGATCAGATCAGGACAAGTTTCTAGTGGAGGAAAAAAATCCTTACTTGCTTCATGTCTCCAGCCAGCAGGTAGCTCATTGCCGCTTTGAAAAGTTTTTCTGCCTGAGGACAAAAGGGGCAATTGTCAGACGAGCAAACTGTGTCCatcagaagaaatttgcacttgaatgcaaacacatttttgtgaggactttttaaaaataaaaaattgcaaactgatgtggaaagttGGAGAATGgaactttaatttttttattattttataagataactgaatttaagattggaaaatgagaaaccgtgagaaaccaaaattgagagCTTTGCCCATCCCTAGGAGAGCCAGTCCCAGTCACTCCCCAGTCTGTAAGCAACAGGAACTGGGTGTCTTCTGGAATTTACTTACGTGGTCCAGCTGCCCCCTCAAAAAAGCCAAATTCGCCATCTAGAACATACCAAACAAAGGGTCTGCTTAGAATCTTTCAGAGGACATTTTGCGCACGTACACTCTCGCTTTCTCCCTGCAGAGATCTCAATAGGTACTGCCCTAGATGGAAAACAAGGGCCAAAAATTTGCGCACATTTGATTATTTTGAACGTAAGCTAAAGTGTAATGTTGCTGAATTTTGCGCTCTGCACCCATTTCTGCACGTGGAGACATTTTCTCACCCTTTCCAATCCAACTCAATGGGTGATAATATTTCCACCATCTGTGGGTGCATCACGGGTTTGGAGCCTCAGGGCCGGGGGTCAAATATgatcctccagacctctctatttgGACCTTGGGACTCCCTCCCAGATCACAGCCTCTCTCTAGACTTTGACCCTCACCAGCTGGCAtttggcccctgaaaggttgcccagaaaggaatgtggccctcggactGGAAATAGTTCTCCCACTCTGTTCTAAGGTGATGCACAGGGCATCATCCCGATAACAAAATAAGCCTGCTTCTGGCTTCAGAAACATTGGTTTTCCCTCCTCTGCAAATATAACTGACAATAGGTCAAATAGTTAACACACAAGACATCAATGGATATTTTTTCAGCCAGCCCACAGCCCTACTTGCACCATTTTCAAAACCACTACAAAAAAAAGGCACTAAAAATCATAACACAATAAAACCTCAACTTAAGACAGCACAGACAAACTGCTTGTCTAAACAGGAAAGTTGTTGGCTGGGGAAAGAAGAAGGTTAAGTgaaggggcagggagttccaaagatccAAGGCCAAACACAGAGCCCTGAATCCTCATTTCCCAACCGCCCTTTGACTGGGAGCAGGACCTGCAACTGGGTCCCTCCAGAGCAAACCCCAGGAACAGTAAAAAGTGCCTTCTCTACTGCCGTTGCGGCGGCTGTTCAcgtgcctctttcaacaagcctcctaAGCAAAGATTTTTATCCCACTTGGTATCTATTGGATATGAATTGATTTTATGGGTTAGattctatatatatataccgacaactttcctctttcaataagccttttaagt
This portion of the Rhineura floridana isolate rRhiFlo1 chromosome 21, rRhiFlo1.hap2, whole genome shotgun sequence genome encodes:
- the TTC19 gene encoding tetratricopeptide repeat protein 19, mitochondrial isoform X3; this translates as MSLSLLLLPRRGLLLAAAAVGRRSLSQARPRRSGDRTRPHAKSRLTGTAGAATLVGSLSLSVFSMFSRKAEKEKQGEEGQNEETEEDTIIFLLKKAKLSIMKGELEEAERLLHEAAGLSHQSDNKKAIIYTYDTMANLAFLRGQLDHAEKLFKAAMSYLLAGDMKQDDNAIIEMSLKLASIYAAQEQHKLALAGYEFCILTLEEKIAKQKDMPADGLPEEEKVDTLLLLGMTLDSYARFLLAHDQAAVAQRMYKRALQISLDVQGETHPQKIIHRPEKSIKKPWRGQRRQKTSLLPNTFGKNWPNSRGGRRKKSSRNLRPILQESRSEGRSEREAEMLRGVASASTLQDPCCGKHRQTREASLTKRSC
- the TTC19 gene encoding tetratricopeptide repeat protein 19, mitochondrial isoform X2; the encoded protein is MSLSLLLLPRRGLLLAAAAVGRRSLSQARPRRSGDRTRPHAKSRLTGTAGAATLVGSLSLSAEKEKQGEEGQNEETEEDTIIFLLKKAKLSIMKGELEEAERLLHEAAGLSHQSDNKKAIIYTYDTMANLAFLRGQLDHAEKLFKAAMSYLLAGDMKQDDNAIIEMSLKLASIYAAQEQHKLALAGYEFCILTLEEKIAKQKDMPADGLPEEEKVDTLLLLGMTLDSYARFLLAHDQAAVAQRMYKRALQISLDVQGETHPQTVVVMNDLATALDAQGLYGDAYAQAKRASELAQQTEHPEAHIVLNNLAGILMHKEDYSQARKVYKEALARAEKAEDITSAQYIRKELAELTRRKKEKEQPKSTADFAGEQK
- the TTC19 gene encoding tetratricopeptide repeat protein 19, mitochondrial isoform X1, which gives rise to MSLSLLLLPRRGLLLAAAAVGRRSLSQARPRRSGDRTRPHAKSRLTGTAGAATLVGSLSLSVFSMFSRKAEKEKQGEEGQNEETEEDTIIFLLKKAKLSIMKGELEEAERLLHEAAGLSHQSDNKKAIIYTYDTMANLAFLRGQLDHAEKLFKAAMSYLLAGDMKQDDNAIIEMSLKLASIYAAQEQHKLALAGYEFCILTLEEKIAKQKDMPADGLPEEEKVDTLLLLGMTLDSYARFLLAHDQAAVAQRMYKRALQISLDVQGETHPQTVVVMNDLATALDAQGLYGDAYAQAKRASELAQQTEHPEAHIVLNNLAGILMHKEDYSQARKVYKEALARAEKAEDITSAQYIRKELAELTRRKKEKEQPKSTADFAGEQK